Below is a window of Nitrososphaerota archaeon DNA.
AGGATGGAAAGGTTGCTGACAGAGGCAAGATAGAGGCCCGCAAGCAAAGTGAGCGCGTACAGACCCAAGGAGAAACCAAGGATCGTCGTCAGCGGCGTCTGTCCGAACGCGGCCGGATGGACCCTGTACTTCGTCGTGCCCGTCCCCTCTCTGTCGACCCCGTGCCTAACGTCGAAGAAGTCGTTCAGGACGTTGGTCGCGGCATGGAAGGCGACCATCCCACCGAGGGTGAGCACGTAGAGAAGTGGGGTGAAGTGGCCCGCGAGGGCAGCCAGCAGCGTCCCCATGGTGACCGAAGAGAAGGTCATGGTGAAGGACCAGGGCCTCGTGGAGAGGAACGCGGTCTTGGGGTCCATTGCTAACCATGGTCTTTCGCAGGGTGGTCTTAACGTTAGCACCCTTCGACCTTTGGGATGTAGCAGGGCACCATAGGGCTTTATCACGAACATGGCGCACCCATTGAACCTTGGCCGCAATCTCGAGGCTCGCAGCGGGGTCCGCGGTGGTCGTGGTGTCCATGGTGGCACTCTTCGCGCTTCCGCGGGAATACTTCGTCGTCATGACCTTCGTCTCGACAACCTGCATGCTCGCAGCGGCCCTCGCGCTCGGTCTCCGGGCCCCGGCACAGCTTCGATACGCGGCGGTGGCGGTGGGGCTGGCGAGCGCCGCACTCCTCTACCTGGTCTTCCTCCTAGGAGGGGTCGCCGTCGACACCCTCAATCCGTTCGGCATGACTTCGGCCTCGGAGACGTCCATCTATTCCCTGATCGCCTCCCCGTCGAACCCGCTGTACCTCCAGGTGGGGCTCCTCCTCTTCGACTCAGCCGGATTCGAGTCGTTCTTCCGCGG
It encodes the following:
- a CDS encoding CPBP family glutamic-type intramembrane protease codes for the protein MAAISRLAAGSAVVVVSMVALFALPREYFVVMTFVSTTCMLAAALALGLRAPAQLRYAAVAVGLASAALLYLVFLLGGVAVDTLNPFGMTSASETSIYSLIASPSNPLYLQVGLLLFDSAGFESFFRGVVQERLQKRMGVGAAPVVALLDASIHVVTLNPLWVGATFATDLVWGVTYFYGRGLQASFASHFIWDLAIFIVRPIV